Proteins from one Sabethes cyaneus chromosome 2, idSabCyanKW18_F2, whole genome shotgun sequence genomic window:
- the LOC128737312 gene encoding uncharacterized protein LOC128737312 codes for MLCCFFAFYLLLVVTADVHDEDWKNNWFPEPPGGSAKNVTESPPVLSSTVQNLEDRDHYGRISMGIQNPECDDAKTNLKVDFDPHNISHSTVYLCLDNKMDYRGDYNMDPLITIYDVPKAYVAIHRCMNESIKYEDGIPTYGTHRPLWPRYGEYTYVPPQRWLHNSEHGAAIALYHPCANKQQVEEFKQIVKGCLYRHIITPSDLPSKDRPFAVVTWGALLEFSVLQREIVEDFIRIYALRGPEQVARDGQYEELLVEPAKIISTLEDEVICPRHQRD; via the exons ATGCTATGCTGCTTTTTTGCCTTTTATCTGTTGCTTGTTGTTACTGCGGACGTTCACGATGAAG ATTGGAAAAATAACTGGTTTCCAGAACCACCTGGAGGTAGCGCAAAAAACGTAACTGAATCTCCGCCAGTACTTTCCAGTACTGTGCAGAATTTGGAAGATCGCGACCATTACGGCCGAATATCGATGGGCATTCAGAATCCGGAATGTGATGATGCTAAAACCAACCTTAAGGTTGACTTTGATCCGCACAACATTAGCCACTCAACCGTATATCTATGCCTAGATAACAAAATGGATTACCGCGGGGATTACAATATGGATCCACTAATCACCATTTACGATGTTCCCAAGGCGTATGTGGCTATCCACAGATGCATGAATGAGAGCATTAAATATGAGGACGGTATACCTACCTA CGGAACTCATCGTCCATTGTGGCCACGGTATGGTGAATACACATATGTACCTCCCCAGCGTTGGCTGCATAACAGCGAGCATGGAGCGGCAATAGCGCTTTATCATCCTTGTGCTAACAAGCAACAGGTTGAAGAATTTAAGCAAATCGTTAAGGGTTGCCTCTACCGGCATATTATTACGCCATCGGATCTTCCCTCAAAAGACCGCCCGTTTGCTGTAGTTACGTGGGGTGCATTGCTTGAGTTTTCAGTTTTACAACGTGAAATTGTAGAGGATTTTATTCGAATATACGCTCTAAGAGGCCCAGAACAAGTTGCCAGAGATGGTCAATACGAAGAATTGCTAGTAGAGCCGGCAAAGATCATTTCTACTTTAGAGGATGAAGTGATATGTCCAAGACATCAAAGAGACTAA
- the LOC128734577 gene encoding armadillo repeat-containing protein 8-like, with product MEPFACFMDVENSRSYIDELYSEDTCKCQEAIVCLKNAVIGSNKKKGSVISQGIVPRLIALLREETKAPSLRLDAAIVIGSLAKGTESQVHSLIYYETVQVLLGIVVNPNTERRLMETCLGALKTILQYPFAPIELLHSNIGNLVRLIHLASPDSSIQCQVYVANIFVPLCHSSHQQKNLCQANVIPFLARLMISQLTILQVPALKCLAAMCFTNKYVSDIVCMTCHENRSILDILTELLSRTQDVQIQLSASRCLTYLHRSGSLRADDYRIVYKTLPSLARLCSEDFDEDTRATAAETLAYLAEIDSELQRLAAISNHLICSLASLIRCPSPLSRQGAFRCFASLAANDEDIRKRIIEMDGLMEEVLNGLKDTCPEVRLSAVRCLHSLSRSVQLLRTTFQDHSVWRPLMDLLVGEPSLELLTVVTSTICNLLLEFSPAKEPMLESGAVEMLCELTKHSDPALRLNGSWALMNMAFQAEQHVKSKIINTLGTDRIFQLLGDSDERVIMKTLGLLRNLLSNTLHIEIIMSEHASEVLRAVNLVLDGPHPAEVKEQALIIISNITAGARDKDYVLEDENILKKIREFLVVSDNKLQMGAVFVVRNLMDKSGRQKMLRESGILENLEQLLHMTPRDSQFYEDIRQEILRFDFSDEH from the exons ATGGAACCGTTTGCATGTTTTATG GACGTGGAGAACTCTCGGTCATATATCGATGAGTTGTACTCGGAGGATACGTGCAAGTGTCAAGAAGCCATCGTCTGTTTGAAGAATGCTGTTATAGGGTCCAACAAGAAAAAGGGTTCCGTAATTTCGCAGGGCATCGTTCCCAGATTGATTGCACTGCTGCGGGAGGAAACAAAAGCTCCTAGTTTACGCTTGGATGCCGCTATCGTAATCGGCTCGCTAGCAAAAGGAACGGAATCGCAAGTGCATTCGTTGATTTACTATGAAACCGTCCAGGTACTGCTGGGAATCGTGGTGAACCCTAACACGGAACGACGACTGATGGAGACGTGTTTGGGAGCGTTAAAAACTATCCTGCAATACCCGTTTGCACCAATCGAACTGTTGCACTCTAACATTGGAAACCTGGTTCGATTAATTC ATCTTGCTTCTCCGGACAGTTCGATACAGTGCCAGGTTTACGTTGCAAACATCTTTGTACCACTCTGCCACTCGTCGCACCAGCAGAAAAACTTGTGCCAGGCCAACGTGATTCCATTTCTTGCACGTTTAATGATAAGTCAGCTAACTATCCTTCAAGTACCTGCCCTCAAGTGTCTCGCTGCGATGTGCTTCACTAACAAGTACGTGTCGGACATTGTGTGCATGACCTGTCACGAGAATCGCTCGATATTGGACATCCTGACGGAACTACTGTCGCGAACACAAGACGTTCAAATTCAGCTATCTGCAAGCCGCTGTCTGACGTATCTGCACCGTTCCGGTTCTTTGCGAGCTGATGACTATAGGATTGTGTATAAAACCTTACCGAGCTTGGCAAGGTTGTGTTCTGAAGATTTTGACGAAGACACTCGAGCAACAGCAGCGGAAACATTGGCATATTTAGCTGAA atTGATTCAGAGCTACAAAGGTTGGCAGCCATTAGTAATCATTTGATTTGTTCATTGGCAAGTCTTATCCGGTGTCCATCGCCCCTATCGCGACAGGGTGCTTTTCGTTGTTTCGCTTCTCTTGCCGCTAATGACGAGGATATTCGCAAACGGATTATTGAAATGGACGGCTTAATGGAGGAAGTCTTGAATGGTCTTAAAGATACATGTCCAGag GTGCGGCTTTCTGCGGTTCGTTGTCTACATTCACTGTCACGGTCAGTGCAATTGCTGAGAACAACTTTTCAA GATCACTCGGTGTGGCGTCCGTTGATGGATCTGTTAGTTGGTGAGCCATCGCTCGAACTGTTAACTGTAGTGACTTCGACTATCTGTAATTTGCTGTTGGAATTCTCACCGGCAAAGGAGCCAATGCTGGAATCGGGCGCCGTAGAGATGTTGTGCGAACTGACAAAGCACAGCGATCCGGCGCTTCGATTAAATGGAAGTTGGGCACTAATGAATATGGCTTTTCAG GCCGAACAGCACGttaaatcaaaaataatcaaTACATTAGGCACTGACCGGATATTCCAATTACTAGGCGATTCCGATGAGCGTGTTATCATGAAAACTCTGGGACTGCTGCGGAATCTCCTGAGCAATACTCTGCACATCGAAATAATTATGTCAGAACATGCGTCTGAAGTCTTACGAGCG GTCAATCTTGTTCTCGATGGACCACATCCGGCCGAAGTAAAGGAACAAGCGTTAATAATTATTAGCAACATTACAGCAGGAGCACGTGACAAAGACTACGTACTGGAAGACGAAAATATCCTGAAAAAGATCAGAGAGTTTCTA GTCGTGTCTGATAATAAACTTCAGATGGGTGCTGTGTTTGTAGTTCGCAACCTTATGGACAAAAGCGGTAGACAGAAAATGCTGCGTGAATCGGGTATCTTGGAGAACCTGGAACAACTTCTGCACATGACACCCCGAGATTCTCAGTTTTACGAAGA CATACGGCAGGAGATTTTAAGGTTTGACTTCTCGGACGAACACTGA